A genomic segment from Flavobacterium inviolabile encodes:
- the xerD gene encoding site-specific tyrosine recombinase XerD: MTLWRSYINEYKAYLKLERGLSENTIMNYVYDIEKLLAYLETSGLSISPVNIDELTIQEFIYAISGTVNARSQSRLISGLKSFFNYLIFEGYRETTPLELIEIPKVGRKLPDTLSTIEIDALIKAVDLSKNEGERNRAMLETLYSCGLRVSELVGLKISDLFFDEGFIKVTGKGNKQRFVPIGASTQKYIVFYQEGIRNHQQIKKGFEDTLFLNRRGGQLTRAMIFTIIKDLAVKINLNKTISPHTFRHSFATHLLENGADLRSIQIMLGHESITTTEVYMHLDRKHLSKVLHAFHPRK, from the coding sequence ATGACACTCTGGAGATCTTACATAAATGAGTATAAGGCGTATTTGAAATTGGAAAGGGGATTGTCAGAGAATACCATCATGAACTATGTTTATGATATTGAAAAGCTGCTGGCCTATCTGGAAACGAGCGGTCTGAGCATTTCTCCGGTAAATATTGACGAACTGACGATACAGGAATTCATATATGCCATTTCCGGAACGGTTAATGCCCGTTCGCAGTCAAGGCTTATTTCGGGATTAAAGAGCTTTTTTAATTATCTGATCTTTGAAGGGTATCGGGAAACAACACCTTTGGAACTGATTGAAATCCCCAAAGTGGGGAGAAAATTACCGGACACGCTTTCCACTATTGAGATTGATGCGTTAATAAAAGCGGTTGATCTGTCCAAAAATGAAGGAGAACGCAACCGGGCAATGCTGGAAACGCTTTATAGCTGCGGTTTGCGGGTTTCGGAACTGGTCGGGTTGAAAATTTCGGATCTCTTTTTTGACGAAGGCTTTATTAAAGTTACCGGTAAAGGAAATAAACAGCGTTTTGTCCCGATCGGGGCTTCTACTCAAAAATATATTGTGTTCTATCAGGAAGGCATCCGGAACCACCAGCAGATCAAAAAAGGATTTGAGGATACTTTGTTCCTGAACAGAAGAGGAGGGCAGCTCACGCGGGCGATGATCTTTACGATAATTAAAGACCTGGCCGTGAAAATAAATCTCAATAAAACAATCAGCCCGCACACGTTCAGGCACTCCTTTGCGACACATTTGCTGGAAAACGGGGCCGACTTACGTTCGATCCAGATTATGCTCGGACATGAGTCGATAACAACTACCGAGGTCTATATGCATCTAGACCGGAAACATCTTTCGAAAGTACTGCATGCATTCCATCCCCGGAAATAA
- a CDS encoding M23 family metallopeptidase, which produces MRLLLFLLFPFLCCFSQNQYPKDYFRSPMNIPLFSSGTFGELRGNHFHSGLDYKTQQRIGLPVFAVADGYISRIKVSTFGYGHALYITHPNGFTTVYGHLSAYEGKIREYVKKKQYTQKKFEVEFFPTAAELPVVKGDLVAFSGNTGGSGGPHLHFEYRDTKTEKTLNPLLFGLNQELVDTKAPSVNGIVAYSVSDDAVVNASQRPIVVALSLQKDGTYLAGKIAAKGDIAFALDAYDTSDNNYSKNGVYKVETFLNGARLYGYQFDAFSFDESRYINNFIDYERYKRTKQRYQKLFYKNSYPFSIISGNAKNGQISVKDGDNFTYRIEVSDFNNNKTIINIPIAYSGLEAKYLREDVKTPYFIKASNDHNYTRDNISVFIPANAFYDDFYLNFDVKDNVLDLHDDTVPAHNNITITFDVSGIPNLDQKKTFIARMDGAKAEYFTTTRKGNLFSIKTKDLGKFLLMTDTAGPRIYKPNFATGSTIDKLDTISVYIQDDLSGIKEYNGYLNGKWILMKYDYKTKLLVHDLSDMIYDEGRNDLKIIVSDNIGNSTTFETHFFRNLKTTPLEKNN; this is translated from the coding sequence ATGAGACTGCTGTTATTTTTACTGTTCCCCTTTTTATGTTGCTTTAGCCAGAATCAATATCCGAAAGATTATTTCAGATCGCCGATGAACATTCCGTTGTTTTCTTCCGGTACTTTTGGAGAATTAAGAGGCAATCACTTTCATTCCGGATTGGATTATAAAACACAGCAGCGCATCGGATTGCCCGTTTTTGCAGTGGCAGACGGCTATATTTCCCGGATAAAAGTTTCTACATTTGGCTACGGCCACGCACTTTACATTACCCATCCGAACGGGTTTACTACCGTTTACGGGCATCTATCGGCCTACGAAGGCAAGATCAGGGAATATGTAAAAAAGAAACAATACACCCAGAAAAAATTTGAAGTGGAATTTTTCCCCACAGCAGCCGAATTACCGGTTGTTAAAGGCGATCTGGTCGCTTTTTCCGGAAATACCGGAGGTTCCGGCGGGCCGCACCTGCATTTTGAATACCGGGATACCAAAACAGAAAAAACACTGAATCCGCTTTTGTTCGGGTTAAATCAGGAGCTGGTCGATACCAAAGCACCATCCGTAAACGGTATCGTGGCCTATTCGGTTAGCGATGATGCCGTGGTTAACGCTTCGCAGCGTCCGATAGTCGTTGCGCTTTCGCTGCAAAAAGACGGAACCTATCTTGCCGGTAAAATTGCTGCCAAAGGCGACATTGCTTTTGCGCTGGATGCTTACGATACTTCAGATAACAACTACAGTAAAAACGGAGTTTATAAAGTGGAAACTTTTTTAAACGGAGCCAGGCTGTACGGTTACCAGTTTGATGCCTTTTCGTTTGACGAATCGCGCTATATCAATAACTTCATCGACTACGAAAGGTATAAAAGGACCAAGCAGCGCTATCAGAAATTGTTTTACAAAAACAGTTACCCTTTTTCGATTATTAGCGGAAATGCTAAAAACGGACAGATCAGCGTTAAAGACGGGGACAATTTTACCTATAGAATTGAAGTGTCCGATTTTAATAACAACAAAACAATTATCAACATTCCGATTGCCTATTCCGGCCTGGAAGCAAAGTATTTAAGGGAAGATGTTAAAACGCCTTACTTTATTAAAGCCAGTAACGACCATAACTACACCAGGGACAATATTTCCGTTTTTATTCCGGCAAATGCCTTTTACGATGATTTCTACCTGAACTTTGATGTGAAAGACAATGTGCTTGACCTGCATGACGATACGGTGCCGGCGCATAACAATATTACGATAACCTTTGATGTGAGCGGGATTCCCAACCTGGATCAGAAAAAAACATTTATTGCCCGGATGGACGGTGCCAAAGCGGAATATTTTACAACGACCAGAAAAGGCAACCTGTTTTCGATAAAAACAAAAGATCTGGGTAAATTCCTTCTGATGACGGATACCGCCGGACCGCGAATCTATAAACCGAATTTCGCAACAGGAAGTACAATTGATAAGCTGGACACGATTAGTGTTTACATTCAGGACGATTTGTCGGGTATAAAAGAATACAACGGTTACCTGAACGGTAAATGGATACTGATGAAATATGATTACAAAACCAAATTGTTAGTACACGATTTAAGCGATATGATTTATGATGAAGGACGGAATGATTTAAAAATTATTGTTTCTGATAATATTGGAAATTCTACTACCTTTGAAACTCATTTTTTTAGAAATTTAAAAACTACCCCACTTGAGAAAAATAATTAA
- a CDS encoding cell division protein ZapA, translated as MDDKLKIKISIADRVYPLTVDYAQEEGLRSASRKIDTMIKQFEENYAVRDKQDVLAMCALQFASQVEQKQIDKSVDFQEAFERLKNMNDKLDSILSK; from the coding sequence ATGGATGACAAGCTAAAAATAAAAATATCAATTGCAGACAGGGTATATCCGCTAACAGTAGATTATGCCCAGGAAGAAGGACTCAGAAGTGCTTCCCGCAAGATAGATACAATGATCAAGCAATTTGAAGAAAACTATGCCGTGCGCGATAAACAGGACGTTTTAGCCATGTGTGCCTTACAATTTGCTTCGCAGGTAGAACAAAAACAGATTGACAAATCAGTTGATTTTCAGGAAGCTTTTGAACGCCTAAAAAACATGAATGACAAATTGGATTCGATTCTGTCTAAATAA
- the rny gene encoding ribonuclease Y, protein MSTTLIIIICCIAGTGIGFGIAKYLEKINASTLIKNAKKDASSILKDARTEGEALKKDKILQAKEKFIELKAEHEQVILGRDKKIAEAEKRTRDKESQVSNELAKAKKANEELETKTTDYNNRIDVLDKKQQEIEKLHKSQVEQLEVISGLSADEAKNQLVESLRAEAKTSAMSHIQETIEEAKLTAQQEAKKIIISTIQRIGTEEAVENCVSVFNIESDDVKGRIIGREGRNIRALEAATGVEIIVDDTPEAIILSCFDPVRREIARLALHKLVTDGRIHPARIEEVVAKTAKQIDDEIIEVGKRTVIDLGIHGLHPELIKIVGRMKYRSSYGQNLLQHSREVAKLCGIMAAELGLNVKLAKRAGLLHDIGKVPETESELPHAILGMQWAEKYGEKEEVCNAIGAHHDEIEMKSLIAPIIQVCDAISGARPGARRQVLDSYIQRLKDLEDIAYGFNGVKNAYAIQAGRELRVIVESEKVSDEMASTLSFDISQKIQTEMTYPGQVKITVIRETRAVNIAK, encoded by the coding sequence ATGAGCACAACATTGATAATAATTATTTGCTGTATCGCAGGAACAGGGATAGGTTTTGGAATTGCAAAATATTTAGAAAAGATCAATGCTTCCACATTGATTAAAAATGCAAAAAAAGATGCTTCATCCATCCTAAAAGACGCAAGAACAGAAGGGGAAGCCCTAAAAAAGGATAAGATCCTTCAGGCTAAGGAAAAGTTCATTGAATTAAAAGCAGAACACGAACAGGTAATTTTAGGTCGCGACAAGAAAATTGCTGAAGCAGAGAAAAGAACACGCGACAAAGAATCACAAGTATCAAACGAATTAGCAAAAGCCAAAAAAGCTAACGAAGAATTAGAGACCAAAACTACAGATTACAACAACCGTATTGACGTATTAGACAAAAAACAACAGGAGATTGAAAAATTACACAAAAGCCAGGTAGAACAGCTTGAGGTAATTTCCGGTCTTTCTGCTGATGAAGCTAAAAATCAATTGGTGGAGAGTCTGAGAGCTGAGGCAAAAACCAGCGCAATGTCCCACATTCAGGAGACTATTGAAGAGGCTAAATTAACCGCACAGCAGGAAGCTAAAAAGATCATCATCAGCACGATCCAGCGTATCGGAACAGAAGAGGCTGTAGAAAACTGCGTTTCTGTATTCAACATTGAATCGGACGATGTAAAAGGTCGTATTATCGGACGTGAAGGCCGTAACATCAGAGCATTAGAGGCTGCTACCGGAGTAGAGATCATCGTTGATGATACTCCTGAGGCAATTATCCTTTCCTGTTTTGACCCGGTTCGCCGTGAAATTGCCCGTTTGGCATTACACAAACTGGTAACAGACGGACGTATTCACCCGGCACGTATTGAAGAGGTGGTAGCTAAAACTGCTAAACAGATTGACGATGAAATCATCGAAGTTGGTAAACGTACCGTTATCGATTTAGGAATTCACGGATTACACCCTGAATTGATCAAAATCGTCGGACGTATGAAATACCGTTCTTCTTACGGACAGAACTTATTACAACACTCCAGAGAAGTAGCAAAACTTTGCGGTATCATGGCAGCTGAATTGGGCTTAAATGTAAAACTGGCAAAAAGAGCCGGATTACTTCACGATATCGGAAAAGTACCGGAAACAGAAAGCGAACTTCCGCATGCTATCTTAGGGATGCAGTGGGCTGAAAAATACGGTGAGAAAGAAGAAGTATGCAACGCTATCGGAGCACACCACGACGAAATCGAAATGAAATCGTTAATCGCACCGATTATCCAGGTTTGTGATGCTATTTCAGGAGCAAGACCAGGTGCAAGACGTCAGGTACTGGATTCTTATATCCAGCGTTTGAAAGATCTTGAAGATATCGCTTACGGATTCAACGGTGTTAAAAACGCTTATGCTATCCAGGCCGGACGTGAACTACGTGTTATTGTAGAGAGCGAAAAAGTGAGCGACGAAATGGCTTCAACACTTTCTTTTGATATTTCTCAAAAAATCCAGACAGAAATGACCTATCCGGGTCAGGTAAAAATTACTGTTATCCGTGAAACAAGAGCGGTAAATATTGCCAAATAA